Proteins encoded together in one Lathyrus oleraceus cultivar Zhongwan6 chromosome 5, CAAS_Psat_ZW6_1.0, whole genome shotgun sequence window:
- the LOC127084998 gene encoding T-complex protein 1 subunit delta: MAAIVAPQPQSSKTESYTDNKRKEDVRQANIIAARSVANAVRTSLGPKGMDKMISNSSNEVIITNDGATILNKMQVLQPAAKMLVELSKSQDSAAGDGTTTVVVIAGALLEKCLFLLSHGIHPTVISDSLHKASVKAIDVLTAMAVPVELSDRDSLIKSASTSLNSKVVSQYSSLLAPIAVDSVLSVVDPAHPEMVDLRDVKIVKKLGGTVDDTERVKGLVFDKKVSHAAGGPTRMENAKIAVIQFQISPPKTDIEQSIVVSDYSQMDRILKEERSYILGMIKKIKATGCNVLLIQKSILRDAVTDLSLHYLAKAKILVIRDVERDEIEFITKTLNCLPIANIEHFRAEKLGFADLVEEVSLGDGKIVKISGIKDMGKTTTVLVRGSNLLVLDEADRSLHDALCVVRCLVAKRFLIAGGGAPEIELSRQLGAWAKVLHGMEGYCIRAFAEALEVVPYTLAENAGLNPIAIVTELRNRHAKGEINTGINVRKGQITNILEENVVQPLLVSTSAITLATECVRMILKIDDIVTVR; the protein is encoded by the coding sequence ATGGCGGCAATCGTGGCTCCTCAACCCCAATCTTCGAAGACGGAATCCTACACTGACAACAAGCGCAAGGAAGATGTCCGTCAAGCCAACATCATCGCCGCACGATCGGTTGCCAACGCCGTTCGCACCAGTCTCGGCCCTAAAGGTATGGACAAGATGATTTCCAATTCTTCCAATGAAGTTATCATCACCAACGACGGTGCCACAATTCTCAACAAGATGCAGGTTCTTCAACCCGCTGCGAAAATGCTTGTTGAGCTTTCCAAGTCTCAGGACTCCGCTGCGGGTGACGGAACCACTACCGTCGTTGTCATCGCCGGTGCTCTTCTCGAAAAATGTCTCTTCCTTCTTTCCCACGGCATTCATCCTACTGTAATCTCTGATTCACTTCATAAAGCCTCTGTTAAAGCCATTGATGTTCTTACTGCTATGGCTGTTCCGGTTGAACTCTCTGATCGTGATTCTCTCATTAAATCCGCTAGCACTTCGTTGAACAGCAAGGTTGTTAGTCAATACTCGTCTCTCCTCGCTCCCATCGCGGTTGATTCTGTTCTCTCTGTTGTGGATCCTGCCCACCCGGAAATGGTTGATCTTCGGGATGTTAAGATTGTTAAGAAGCTTGGTGGGACTGTCGATGATACAGAGCGTGTGAAGGGTTTGGTTTTCGATAAGAAGGTTAGTCATGCTGCTGGTGGACCGACTCGTATGGAGAATGCTAAGATTGCTGTGATTCAGTTTCAGATTTCACCTCCTAAGACTGACATTGAGCAGAGTATTGTGGTAAGTGATTACTCTCAAATGGATAGGATTTTGAAAGAAGAGAGGAGTTATATTTTAGGAATGATTAAGAAGATTAAGGCAACTGGTTGTAATGTGTTGTTGATTCAGAAGAGTATTTTGAGAGATGCTGTTACTGATTTGTCTTTGCATTATCTTGCTAAAGCTAAGATTTTGGTGATTAGAGATGTTGAGAGAGATGAGATTGAGTTCATTACCAAGACTCTTAATTGTTTGCCAATTGCTAATATTGAGCATTTTCGTGCTGAGAAGTTGGGTTTTGCTGATCTTGTGGAGGAGGTTTCGCTTGGGGATGGGAAGATTGTGAAGATTTCTGGTATTAAGGATATGGGAAAGACAACAACTGTGCTTGTTCGGGGTTCAAACTTGCTCGTGCTTGATGAAGCTGATAGAAGTCTGCATGATGCTTTGTGTGTTGTTAGGTGTTTGGTTGCCAAGAGGTTTTTGATTGCAGGTGGTGGTGCTCCAGAGATAGAGCTGTCGAGGCAATTGGGTGCCTGGGCTAAGGTGTTGCATGGGATGGAAGGTTACTGCATTCGTGCATTTGCTGAGGCTCTTGAAGTTGTTCCTTATACTCTTGCTGAGAATGCAGGTTTGAACCCGATTGCAATTGTTACCGAGCTGAGGAATCGTCATGCCAAAGGTGAGATCAATACTGGAATCAATGTCAGGAAAGGTCAAATTACAAACATCCTCGAGGAAAATGTGGTGCAGCCACTGCTAGTAAGCACAAGTGCTATCACCTTGGCAACTGAGTGTGTGCGGATGATTTTGAAGATTGATGATATTGTAACTGTGAGGTAG